One segment of Rosa chinensis cultivar Old Blush chromosome 6, RchiOBHm-V2, whole genome shotgun sequence DNA contains the following:
- the LOC112174789 gene encoding nucleoporin NUP159 isoform X1, with translation MEGHRRLTLLEQMSASADGRALAGLSLEDVLSPAAAAAPKEPPPAPVIPASISGLTLLDIIRNEEPKSYKALIGKKDKKPWKTFKDRLRLKKASAAWASNAQVPTSDVPVRNNHHHRQPGYSHSRSRNSIRYITPEPQPMAEPGSNADTSNRPPQAGSAPSFNRRSSVRFASDIESPRPKLETAISEERSLSAREAVAAQEAAEASAAAAAAEAAAAEEKAEREGEGDGSSSSEKASGETVTSPEAEAEPVRMSLMDLLEETDRQMGLEGGRYTMDEEEEEEEEEEEEVEEVEEVKEVEEPEEAGGVEHSCCVCMVRHKGAAFIPCGHTFCRMCSRELWVQRGNCPLCNNFILEILDIF, from the coding sequence ATGGAAGGTCACCGGAGGCTAACGCTTCTCGAGCAGATGTCAGCAAGTGCGGACGGCAGAGCATTAGCCGGACTGAGCCTCGAAGACGTCTTATccccagcagcagcagcagcgcCCAAAGAACCCCCGCCGGCTCCGGTGATACCGGCGTCTATTTCGGGTCTGACCCTCCTTGACATTATCCGCAACGAGGAGCCCAAATCGTATAAGGCCTTGATCGGAAAGAAAGACAAGAAGCCGTGGAAGACGTTCAAAGACCGCCTCCGCCTCAAGAAAGCCAGCGCCGCCTGGGCCTCCAACGCCCAAGTCCCCACCTCCGACGTCCCCGTCCGGAacaaccaccaccaccgccagcCAGGCTACAGCCACAGCCGATCCCGCAACTCCATCCGTTACATCACGCCGGAGCCGCAGCCGATGGCTGAGCCCGGATCAAACGCCGACACCAGCAACCGACCTCCGCAGGCAGGCTCCGCGCCGAGTTTCAATCGGCGAAGCTCCGTGCGGTTCGCGTCGGACATCGAGTCGCCGCGGCCCAAGCTGGAGACGGCGATCAGCGAGGAGAGGTCGCTGTCGGCGAGGGAGGCGGTGGCGGCACAGGAGGCTGCCGAGGCCTCCGCCGCAGCAGCGGCGGCTGAGGCGGCAGCGGCGGAGGAGAAggcagagagagaaggagagggagACGGCTCATCTTCGTCGGAGAAGGCTTCCGGTGAAACGGTAACGTCGCCGGAGGCGGAGGCGGAGCCGGTGAGGATGTCGCTGATGGACTTGTTGGAGGAGACGGACAGGCAGATGGGGCTGGAGGGAGGGAGGTACACCATGgacgaagaggaagaagaggaggaggaggaggaggaggaagtggaAGAGGTGGAGGAGGTGAAGGAGGTGGAAGAACCAGAAGAAGCTGGGGGAGTGGAGCACAGTTGCTGCGTGTGCATGGTGAGGCATAAAGGCGCGGCGTTTATCCCCTGCGGGCATACCTTTTGCCGGATGTGCTCCAGAGAGTTGTGGGTGCAGAGAGGGAACTGCCCCCTCTGCAACAATTTCATCTTGGAAATTCTGGacattttctga
- the LOC112174789 gene encoding nucleoporin NUP159 isoform X2: MSASADGRALAGLSLEDVLSPAAAAAPKEPPPAPVIPASISGLTLLDIIRNEEPKSYKALIGKKDKKPWKTFKDRLRLKKASAAWASNAQVPTSDVPVRNNHHHRQPGYSHSRSRNSIRYITPEPQPMAEPGSNADTSNRPPQAGSAPSFNRRSSVRFASDIESPRPKLETAISEERSLSAREAVAAQEAAEASAAAAAAEAAAAEEKAEREGEGDGSSSSEKASGETVTSPEAEAEPVRMSLMDLLEETDRQMGLEGGRYTMDEEEEEEEEEEEEVEEVEEVKEVEEPEEAGGVEHSCCVCMVRHKGAAFIPCGHTFCRMCSRELWVQRGNCPLCNNFILEILDIF, from the coding sequence ATGTCAGCAAGTGCGGACGGCAGAGCATTAGCCGGACTGAGCCTCGAAGACGTCTTATccccagcagcagcagcagcgcCCAAAGAACCCCCGCCGGCTCCGGTGATACCGGCGTCTATTTCGGGTCTGACCCTCCTTGACATTATCCGCAACGAGGAGCCCAAATCGTATAAGGCCTTGATCGGAAAGAAAGACAAGAAGCCGTGGAAGACGTTCAAAGACCGCCTCCGCCTCAAGAAAGCCAGCGCCGCCTGGGCCTCCAACGCCCAAGTCCCCACCTCCGACGTCCCCGTCCGGAacaaccaccaccaccgccagcCAGGCTACAGCCACAGCCGATCCCGCAACTCCATCCGTTACATCACGCCGGAGCCGCAGCCGATGGCTGAGCCCGGATCAAACGCCGACACCAGCAACCGACCTCCGCAGGCAGGCTCCGCGCCGAGTTTCAATCGGCGAAGCTCCGTGCGGTTCGCGTCGGACATCGAGTCGCCGCGGCCCAAGCTGGAGACGGCGATCAGCGAGGAGAGGTCGCTGTCGGCGAGGGAGGCGGTGGCGGCACAGGAGGCTGCCGAGGCCTCCGCCGCAGCAGCGGCGGCTGAGGCGGCAGCGGCGGAGGAGAAggcagagagagaaggagagggagACGGCTCATCTTCGTCGGAGAAGGCTTCCGGTGAAACGGTAACGTCGCCGGAGGCGGAGGCGGAGCCGGTGAGGATGTCGCTGATGGACTTGTTGGAGGAGACGGACAGGCAGATGGGGCTGGAGGGAGGGAGGTACACCATGgacgaagaggaagaagaggaggaggaggaggaggaggaagtggaAGAGGTGGAGGAGGTGAAGGAGGTGGAAGAACCAGAAGAAGCTGGGGGAGTGGAGCACAGTTGCTGCGTGTGCATGGTGAGGCATAAAGGCGCGGCGTTTATCCCCTGCGGGCATACCTTTTGCCGGATGTGCTCCAGAGAGTTGTGGGTGCAGAGAGGGAACTGCCCCCTCTGCAACAATTTCATCTTGGAAATTCTGGacattttctga